The following coding sequences are from one bacterium SCSIO 12741 window:
- a CDS encoding VOC family protein, with amino-acid sequence MNRRNCLIILVLFIGFLSCENEKKSEPQIDKATIKSSPDLEVDHLNIWIENPTKAKEKLTQIGFTAVPDSLSQIHGGQGTTGRYFNFLNGYLELIFVFDQHDFDRNNELNPELDFAERNDHTKNGASPFGIALRVKDYDLQKIPFEKVTYHQDWMEKNANIYSAKNSKTNLREPSIFVVYPEIESDRFETLADLKNIPDEYGFAREFFKHPNGAKKITKITITSTDLDLNTETIKTINGIGNVTVKNGNEHLMELYFDNHVQKKSFDLRPELPIIVNL; translated from the coding sequence ATGAATAGACGCAATTGCCTAATAATTTTAGTTCTGTTTATCGGTTTTCTTTCTTGTGAAAACGAGAAAAAATCGGAACCACAAATAGACAAAGCCACGATAAAATCTTCACCCGATTTGGAGGTTGACCATTTGAATATTTGGATTGAAAACCCAACAAAGGCAAAAGAAAAATTAACTCAAATTGGATTTACAGCTGTTCCTGATTCACTTTCACAGATTCATGGTGGGCAGGGAACAACAGGCAGGTATTTCAATTTTTTAAATGGTTATCTCGAACTGATATTTGTTTTTGACCAGCACGATTTTGATAGGAACAATGAATTGAACCCAGAATTGGATTTTGCTGAAAGAAATGATCACACAAAAAATGGTGCGTCACCTTTTGGCATTGCTCTCAGAGTAAAGGATTATGATCTACAAAAAATTCCATTTGAAAAAGTAACCTACCATCAAGATTGGATGGAGAAAAATGCGAACATTTATTCAGCTAAAAATTCAAAAACGAACCTCAGGGAGCCTTCCATTTTTGTTGTTTACCCAGAAATTGAATCAGACAGATTTGAAACGTTAGCTGACTTAAAGAACATTCCGGATGAATATGGATTTGCCAGAGAATTTTTCAAGCATCCGAATGGAGCAAAGAAGATTACAAAAATTACGATTACATCAACGGACTTGGATCTTAATACAGAAACGATTAAAACAATTAACGGAATTGGGAATGTAACCGTTAAAAATGGCAATGAACATCTGATGGAATTGTATTTCGATAACCATGTTCAGAAAAAGTCATTCGATTTAAGACCCGAATTACCAATCATAGTTAATTTATAA